In the Methylophilus sp. 5 genome, one interval contains:
- a CDS encoding YkgJ family cysteine cluster protein, with translation MDCRPQCGACCIAPSINSAIPGMPHGKPAGVACVQLDELFRCKLFGKPERPAFCGGLQPSLEMCGDTQQPRDYAIHWLSALELATQPDSTLN, from the coding sequence GTGGACTGTCGTCCGCAATGTGGCGCATGTTGTATTGCGCCATCTATTAACAGCGCCATCCCTGGCATGCCGCATGGCAAGCCAGCCGGGGTGGCCTGTGTGCAACTAGATGAGTTATTCAGATGCAAGCTGTTTGGCAAACCGGAACGACCAGCATTTTGTGGTGGCCTGCAGCCCAGCCTGGAGATGTGCGGCGATACGCAACAGCCGCGTGACTATGCCATACACTGGCTGAGCGCCCTGGAGTTAGCCACACAGCCAGATTCAACCCTTAATTAA
- a CDS encoding molybdopterin-binding protein, which yields MNQFGIYIIGDEILSGKRQDAHLSKVIALLSARGLQLSWAHFIGDIPDQITSHLKASMARGDVVFSFGGIGATPDDHTRQCAAAAAGVNIERHAGAVANIEAQYGEGAYPKRVLMAEFPQGCDLIPNPVNRVAGFSLNQHYFVPGFPEMAHPMVEWVLDTYYSHLFHTADYLEQAIVVTEAGESDLIDLMHQVLSRYPMLKLFSLPRTNQRRTTEVGLKGQSDAVKQAMQDLKAGVSALGYPWVDV from the coding sequence ATGAATCAGTTTGGTATTTATATTATTGGCGATGAAATCCTCTCTGGCAAACGTCAGGACGCCCATTTAAGCAAAGTGATTGCCCTGCTGTCAGCCCGCGGATTGCAACTGAGTTGGGCACATTTTATTGGCGATATTCCCGACCAAATTACCAGTCACCTCAAAGCAAGTATGGCGCGCGGCGATGTCGTGTTTAGTTTTGGCGGCATAGGGGCCACGCCAGATGACCATACCCGGCAATGTGCCGCTGCCGCTGCGGGTGTCAACATTGAACGCCATGCCGGTGCGGTGGCCAATATCGAAGCGCAGTATGGTGAAGGCGCCTACCCTAAGCGCGTGTTGATGGCCGAATTTCCGCAAGGTTGCGATCTGATTCCTAACCCGGTTAACCGCGTAGCGGGATTCAGCTTGAATCAGCATTATTTTGTGCCGGGCTTTCCTGAAATGGCGCACCCGATGGTCGAATGGGTGCTCGATACTTATTACAGTCACCTGTTTCATACAGCAGACTACCTGGAACAAGCCATTGTGGTGACTGAGGCGGGTGAAAGCGACCTGATTGATTTAATGCATCAGGTGCTCAGCCGTTACCCCATGCTCAAGCTGTTCAGCTTGCCGCGCACCAATCAACGCCGCACCACTGAAGTCGGGCTAAAAGGACAAAGTGACGCGGTGAAACAGGCCATGCAGGATTTAAAGGCAGGGGTCTCAGCACTCGGCTACCCCTGGGTGGATGTTTAA
- a CDS encoding diguanylate cyclase domain-containing protein has protein sequence MTNFLFDFVSPAGAIILSRYAGWMVALSYFIAVVASILAMHLADLATQFQLKRDQKVALLSGAIALGAAVWSMHFLGMLAFELCVTVKYAPLPTLLSILPAFVASWAAMRWISHTERGVKHLWLGGVIIGLGIGVMHYSGMLAIRTAATMTFKPWWVMMSVVVAVLLAVLALWFRQQCERLQRLRAWRHLVSGLVMGAAITLMHYVGMAAATFVGIAEFVEPAPTVDRWYLSTLVTLGAMTLIGAAMAQNMIARQRQLGRDLQFKEHQMRVIFQNSIDAIVITDAKGFINMVNRAFEGMFGYQAQLIIGKHISKMIPDWKQLNAYAKKRRQLDTTEKMVAERKGFHADGHEIPLRIALTRVVENESNFCISFLMDMTAFHTQQNALEKLLTEDPLTGLFNRRGLLSLMRGIASGAHAHNVNRGMILLFLDLDGFKAVNDQLGHAAGDEVLITVSQRIPSVLREDDMVCRYGGDEFVILLTFTDHPETLASKIADKLIDTIQKTIRLQSGQEITVGCSIGVAFAWPQKREEIEALLQKADAAMYQAKKGNAGKVIFSSI, from the coding sequence TTGACGAACTTTTTGTTTGATTTTGTGAGTCCAGCAGGTGCCATCATCCTCTCCCGTTATGCAGGATGGATGGTCGCTTTGTCTTATTTTATTGCCGTGGTTGCTTCTATCTTAGCCATGCATCTGGCCGACCTGGCCACACAGTTTCAGTTAAAAAGAGATCAAAAGGTTGCGCTGCTGAGTGGCGCCATTGCATTGGGTGCCGCCGTCTGGAGCATGCATTTTTTAGGCATGCTGGCATTCGAGCTTTGCGTCACTGTGAAATATGCGCCGCTGCCCACCTTGCTCTCGATTTTGCCCGCGTTTGTCGCCTCCTGGGCGGCGATGCGCTGGATCTCGCACACTGAGCGCGGCGTCAAACATTTATGGTTAGGTGGCGTCATTATTGGCCTGGGCATTGGTGTCATGCACTACAGCGGCATGTTAGCCATTCGCACTGCCGCCACCATGACATTCAAACCATGGTGGGTCATGATGTCTGTGGTGGTTGCGGTGTTGTTGGCCGTACTCGCCTTATGGTTTAGGCAGCAATGTGAGCGGTTACAACGGCTACGCGCCTGGCGCCACCTAGTGAGCGGGTTGGTAATGGGGGCAGCCATTACGCTGATGCATTATGTTGGCATGGCAGCCGCCACGTTTGTGGGCATCGCCGAATTTGTCGAACCAGCACCAACCGTAGACCGCTGGTATCTGTCTACACTGGTGACCTTGGGGGCCATGACCTTGATCGGTGCTGCCATGGCGCAAAATATGATTGCCAGGCAACGTCAGCTAGGCCGTGATTTGCAATTCAAAGAACATCAAATGCGGGTGATCTTTCAAAACTCGATTGATGCCATTGTCATCACCGATGCCAAGGGCTTTATCAACATGGTCAATCGCGCCTTTGAGGGTATGTTTGGTTATCAGGCGCAGTTGATTATCGGCAAACATATTTCAAAAATGATCCCCGATTGGAAACAGTTGAATGCCTATGCCAAAAAACGCAGGCAACTGGATACGACTGAAAAAATGGTGGCCGAGCGCAAAGGCTTTCATGCCGATGGCCACGAAATCCCGCTCAGGATTGCGCTGACCCGCGTGGTTGAAAATGAATCCAATTTTTGTATTAGTTTTTTGATGGACATGACCGCGTTTCACACCCAGCAAAACGCGCTGGAAAAACTGCTGACCGAGGACCCGTTGACTGGATTGTTTAATCGGCGTGGCTTACTCAGCCTGATGCGAGGCATTGCCAGCGGCGCGCATGCGCACAACGTGAATCGCGGCATGATTTTACTGTTTTTGGATTTAGACGGATTTAAAGCCGTGAATGACCAGCTAGGACATGCCGCAGGTGATGAGGTCTTGATCACGGTCTCACAACGCATCCCCAGCGTGCTGCGTGAGGATGATATGGTGTGCCGGTATGGCGGCGATGAGTTCGTGATTCTGCTCACCTTCACCGATCACCCGGAAACGCTCGCCAGCAAGATTGCAGACAAGCTGATCGACACCATTCAAAAAACCATCAGGCTGCAATCCGGGCAAGAAATCACGGTTGGTTGCAGTATCGGCGTGGCCTTTGCCTGGCCGCAAAAAAGAGAAGAAATTGAAGCCTTGCTGCAAAAAGCAGATGCGGCGATGTATCAGGCAAAAAAAGGAAATGCTGGAAAAGTCATCTTTTCCAGCATTTAG
- a CDS encoding GlsB/YeaQ/YmgE family stress response membrane protein, giving the protein MLWTIVVGIIAGWLAGLIMKGDGFGLIWDLILGIAGAVVGGWLFGLLGLSASGGLVGSIIVATIGAVFLIFISRVLRKA; this is encoded by the coding sequence ATGCTTTGGACAATAGTCGTTGGTATTATTGCAGGTTGGCTGGCTGGTCTGATTATGAAGGGTGATGGCTTTGGCCTGATCTGGGATTTGATTTTAGGCATTGCGGGCGCGGTGGTTGGTGGCTGGCTGTTTGGTTTGCTGGGCTTAAGTGCCAGTGGCGGCCTTGTTGGTAGCATTATTGTGGCTACCATTGGCGCGGTGTTCCTGATCTTTATTTCGCGCGTGCTCAGAAAAGCCTAA
- a CDS encoding plasmid stabilization protein, which yields MSFNLVFTEQYNKRAARFLKRHPELRSQYLKTLQLLEANPHHPSLRLYPLAGKLSGLHSVSINLSYRITLELIIQNNEITPINVGDHDAVY from the coding sequence GTGAGTTTCAATTTAGTTTTTACCGAGCAATACAATAAGCGGGCTGCACGCTTTTTAAAACGCCATCCTGAGTTACGGTCGCAATACTTAAAAACATTACAGTTGCTTGAAGCCAACCCGCATCACCCCTCATTGCGCTTATACCCACTCGCTGGCAAATTAAGCGGCTTGCACTCTGTGTCTATCAATCTGTCGTATCGTATTACCTTGGAGTTGATTATTCAAAATAATGAGATCACTCCTATCAATGTGGGTGATCATGATGCTGTTTATTAA
- a CDS encoding prevent-host-death protein, with the protein MQQLTANDLKTKGVAAIEASLEGQTEVVVSVRGKDKYVVMDLAQYHYLRECELEAALAESRANLAEGKFVKESAEAHLTRLDHFNQP; encoded by the coding sequence ATGCAACAGTTGACCGCAAATGATTTAAAAACTAAAGGCGTTGCCGCCATTGAAGCTTCTCTGGAAGGGCAAACAGAGGTGGTTGTTTCTGTGCGTGGCAAAGATAAATATGTGGTGATGGACTTAGCGCAGTACCACTATTTACGCGAGTGTGAATTGGAAGCGGCGCTGGCTGAAAGTCGCGCTAATTTGGCAGAAGGCAAGTTTGTCAAAGAATCCGCTGAAGCACATTTGACACGTTTGGATCATTTCAATCAGCCTTAA
- the polA gene encoding DNA polymerase I — translation MKTLLLVDGSSYLYRAFHAMPDLRNSANEPVGAIQGVLNMLRRLHKDYPSDYSACVFDAKGKTFRDDLYAEYKANRASMPDDLRVQIEPLYETIRAMGWPLIIEEGVEADDVIGALAKQAEQQGIKTIISTGDKDITQLVNAHITVVNTMRDAFRKTDDVLDVAGVENKFGIPPDKIIDYLILVGDTADNVPGVEKVGPKTAVKWLTEYGTLDNIIANADNIKGVVGENLRKALPWLPTARELITIRCDVGLCESFDELTTQTPDKEKLLALFDHFEFRSWKRDLDKLADGSTTDTTASTAISQPPSQPEHSYTPDTRRQYQTILSEADLDVWLAKLQQAELVCFDTETTSLDAMQAKIVGVSFSVTPGEAAYVPLTHDYFDAPEQLPLATTLSKLKPMLENAAIKKVGQNLKYDMHVLANHGIQLQGVAHDTLLESYVFESHKGHGMDELSERHLGIAPISYETVAGKGAKQVSFNQVTVEQAADYAAEDADITLQLHQALYPQVSASDKLNFIYQQIELPSMQVLQRIERNGVLIDSHMLNRQSNEIGLRLVDIEKQAFELAGQPFNLGSPKQLQEILFGKLGIKPLKKTPSGAPSTDEDVLQELALDHPLPKVILEHRSLAKLKSTYTDKLPKMINAQTGRVHTNYNQAVAITGRLASSDPNLQNIPVRTAEGRRIREAFVAPAGAHIVSADYSQIELRIMAHLSQDAGMLTAFANNEDIHRATAAEIFGVEKSAVDNEQRRYAKVINFGLIYGMSAFGLAQNLNIERSAAANYIERYFARYPGVKAYMENTRALAKQQGYVETYFGRRLWVPEINSANVQRRNGAERAAINAPMQGTAADLIKLAMIAVDQWLTAEKLQTKLIMQVHDELVLEVPDAELALIQENLPKLMQSVATLDVPLLAEVGSGSNWESAH, via the coding sequence ATGAAAACCTTGCTTCTGGTAGACGGTTCCAGTTACCTTTATCGCGCCTTTCACGCCATGCCTGATTTGCGCAACTCGGCCAATGAGCCGGTTGGTGCGATTCAAGGCGTGCTCAATATGCTGCGCCGCCTGCACAAGGATTACCCCTCTGACTACAGCGCCTGTGTGTTCGACGCCAAAGGCAAAACCTTCCGTGACGACCTCTACGCCGAATACAAGGCCAATCGTGCCAGCATGCCGGATGACTTGCGCGTGCAAATCGAGCCCTTGTATGAAACGATACGTGCGATGGGCTGGCCCTTGATTATTGAAGAAGGTGTAGAAGCCGATGACGTGATTGGCGCTCTGGCCAAACAAGCCGAACAACAAGGCATTAAAACCATTATCTCTACCGGTGACAAAGACATCACGCAGTTAGTCAATGCGCACATCACCGTCGTTAACACCATGCGTGACGCCTTCCGCAAAACCGATGATGTGCTGGATGTAGCCGGTGTTGAAAATAAATTTGGCATCCCGCCAGACAAGATCATTGATTACCTGATTCTGGTCGGTGATACCGCAGACAACGTGCCCGGCGTAGAAAAAGTGGGCCCGAAAACTGCAGTCAAATGGCTGACCGAATACGGCACACTCGATAACATTATTGCCAATGCCGACAATATCAAAGGGGTCGTGGGTGAAAACCTGCGCAAAGCCCTGCCCTGGCTGCCAACAGCGCGTGAGCTGATTACCATACGCTGCGATGTCGGCTTATGTGAAAGCTTTGACGAACTGACAACGCAAACGCCAGATAAAGAAAAACTGCTGGCCTTGTTTGACCATTTTGAATTCCGCAGCTGGAAGCGTGATCTGGATAAACTGGCTGATGGCAGCACCACTGACACAACAGCAAGCACGGCAATCAGCCAGCCACCATCGCAGCCTGAACACAGCTACACCCCAGACACGCGCCGCCAGTACCAGACCATCCTCAGCGAGGCTGATTTAGATGTTTGGCTCGCAAAGCTACAGCAAGCAGAACTGGTGTGTTTTGACACTGAAACCACCTCACTCGACGCCATGCAGGCAAAAATTGTTGGCGTCTCATTTAGCGTGACACCCGGCGAAGCGGCTTACGTGCCACTCACACACGACTACTTTGACGCCCCAGAACAATTGCCATTGGCAACCACACTGAGTAAGTTAAAGCCGATGCTGGAAAATGCCGCGATTAAAAAAGTGGGCCAAAACCTCAAATACGATATGCATGTGCTGGCAAATCACGGCATCCAGTTGCAAGGCGTGGCGCATGACACGTTGCTGGAGTCTTATGTGTTTGAGAGCCACAAAGGCCATGGCATGGACGAACTCAGTGAACGCCACTTAGGCATCGCGCCTATCAGCTACGAAACCGTCGCAGGCAAAGGGGCTAAACAAGTCAGCTTTAACCAGGTCACCGTTGAGCAAGCTGCTGACTATGCCGCTGAGGATGCAGACATTACGCTACAGTTGCACCAGGCGCTTTACCCGCAAGTGAGCGCCTCGGACAAACTCAATTTTATTTATCAACAGATTGAATTGCCTAGCATGCAGGTGCTGCAACGCATAGAGCGAAACGGCGTATTGATTGATAGCCATATGCTTAATCGCCAGAGCAATGAAATCGGCCTGCGTTTGGTAGACATTGAAAAACAAGCGTTTGAACTGGCCGGGCAACCGTTTAACCTCGGCAGCCCCAAACAACTGCAAGAGATTCTGTTTGGTAAATTGGGCATCAAGCCGCTGAAAAAAACGCCGTCTGGCGCACCGTCTACCGACGAAGATGTGTTGCAGGAACTGGCGCTCGACCACCCTTTGCCCAAAGTGATTCTGGAACATAGAAGCCTGGCCAAACTAAAATCGACCTACACCGACAAACTGCCCAAAATGATCAATGCGCAGACCGGGCGCGTGCACACCAACTATAACCAGGCCGTCGCCATTACCGGCCGCCTGGCGAGCTCTGACCCCAACTTGCAGAATATCCCGGTGCGTACTGCCGAAGGCCGCCGCATCCGCGAGGCATTTGTGGCGCCAGCAGGCGCGCATATCGTGTCAGCTGACTATTCACAAATTGAATTACGCATCATGGCGCACTTATCACAAGATGCAGGCATGCTCACCGCGTTTGCCAACAATGAAGATATTCACCGCGCGACAGCAGCTGAAATCTTCGGCGTAGAAAAATCCGCCGTCGACAACGAACAGCGCCGCTATGCCAAAGTGATCAACTTCGGCCTCATTTACGGCATGAGCGCATTCGGCCTGGCACAAAACCTCAACATTGAGCGCAGCGCCGCCGCCAACTATATCGAACGTTATTTTGCGCGCTACCCAGGCGTGAAAGCCTATATGGAAAACACCCGCGCGCTAGCCAAACAGCAAGGCTATGTAGAAACCTACTTTGGCCGCCGCCTGTGGGTGCCCGAAATCAACAGCGCCAATGTGCAACGCCGCAACGGCGCCGAACGCGCAGCCATTAACGCACCCATGCAAGGCACCGCCGCCGACCTGATCAAACTGGCCATGATTGCAGTCGACCAATGGCTGACCGCCGAAAAATTGCAGACCAAACTGATCATGCAAGTACACGATGAACTGGTGCTGGAAGTACCCGACGCCGAGCTGGCGCTGATTCAGGAAAATCTGCCAAAACTGATGCAAAGTGTGGCGACGCTGGATGTACCGTTGCTGGCTGAAGTGGGTAGCGGCAGCAATTGGGAAAGCGCGCATTAA
- a CDS encoding TIGR00730 family Rossman fold protein, whose translation MNSQKLPSMVEPELLDGDDVSHESWRAFEIMAEFVGATESLKAIMPAVSIFGSARTKPDHPYYLLTEEIARLLSDSGFSVISGGGPGVMEAANKGAFPGRGASVGLNIRLPFEQHGNPYQDIGISFKYFFMRKVMFVKYASAFVVMPGGFGTLDEVMEAITLVQTGKSRKIPIILVGSQFWAGLVDWLRNTLVAEGMASPGDMDLIQIIDEPQQIVDAIFKHYETTGFELTPTERKMQLYL comes from the coding sequence ATGAATAGTCAAAAGCTACCGAGCATGGTGGAGCCGGAGTTGTTGGATGGCGATGATGTTTCCCATGAGTCCTGGCGTGCCTTTGAGATCATGGCCGAGTTTGTTGGGGCAACTGAAAGTCTCAAAGCCATCATGCCTGCCGTGTCCATTTTTGGCAGTGCGCGTACCAAGCCCGACCATCCTTATTATTTGCTCACCGAAGAAATTGCGCGTTTATTGTCAGACTCAGGCTTTAGTGTGATTTCTGGTGGCGGCCCCGGCGTGATGGAGGCAGCCAACAAAGGCGCGTTCCCTGGCCGTGGCGCCAGTGTCGGCTTGAATATCAGGCTGCCGTTCGAGCAGCATGGCAATCCTTATCAGGATATTGGCATCAGCTTTAAATACTTTTTTATGCGCAAGGTGATGTTTGTTAAATATGCCAGCGCCTTTGTGGTGATGCCGGGCGGCTTTGGCACGCTGGACGAGGTGATGGAGGCGATTACGCTGGTGCAAACCGGCAAGAGCCGCAAAATCCCGATTATTTTAGTCGGTAGCCAGTTTTGGGCCGGGCTGGTCGACTGGTTACGCAATACGCTGGTGGCTGAGGGCATGGCGTCTCCTGGCGATATGGACCTGATTCAGATCATTGATGAGCCGCAGCAGATTGTGGATGCAATTTTTAAACACTATGAAACCACCGGTTTTGAGCTCACCCCCACCGAGCGCAAGATGCAGCTTTATCTGTAA
- a CDS encoding DUF2782 domain-containing protein, with protein sequence MRDFSRLLLAICIAAIAMPVWAAAPKDAELLEEVPPPPKVIEGQPIDQPSVAKRKDGENDVEEYSLNGEVYMVKVTPPSGKPYYLHREDRNGDWVHDGPTRPLSVPKWILFRF encoded by the coding sequence ATGCGTGATTTTTCCCGTTTATTGCTGGCCATCTGCATTGCCGCCATTGCGATGCCAGTATGGGCTGCCGCCCCTAAAGATGCAGAGCTGCTTGAGGAGGTGCCGCCGCCGCCCAAGGTGATTGAAGGGCAGCCGATTGACCAGCCTAGTGTTGCCAAGCGCAAAGATGGCGAAAATGACGTTGAGGAATATAGCCTGAATGGCGAGGTTTATATGGTAAAAGTGACGCCACCAAGTGGTAAGCCTTACTACCTGCATCGCGAAGACCGCAATGGTGACTGGGTGCATGATGGCCCGACACGCCCACTCTCCGTTCCTAAATGGATTCTGTTTCGATTCTAA
- a CDS encoding homoserine kinase: MSVFTTLSLDEVRQWLTPFNIGELHTLRGIAAGITNTNYFVETSQARFVLTVFEKNDFDELPYFVHLMTHLSRHGILCPRPIVDTKGTALQRIHGKPALMVSCLQGSDVSQPNLKQIEAVAKTLARMHVAGLDFHEQSHNQRGQGWRVMTAQQVMPKLAPVQQHLLQEELEFQHGLDLSRLPHGVIHGDLFRDNVLFDGDALGGFIDFYYACHDVLAYDIAIAANEWCVDATGNFVDDKLAAFMSAYQSERPFTEAEKKHWPALLRRAALRFWLSRLYDFYYPVTGELTHAKDPAYFERVLLNRKVLT; encoded by the coding sequence ATGTCTGTTTTTACCACCCTGAGTTTAGATGAAGTGCGCCAGTGGCTGACGCCTTTTAATATTGGCGAGTTGCATACCTTGCGCGGCATTGCTGCCGGTATCACCAATACCAATTATTTCGTTGAAACCAGTCAAGCGCGCTTTGTGCTCACTGTGTTTGAAAAAAACGATTTTGATGAGCTGCCCTATTTTGTCCATTTGATGACGCATTTGTCACGCCATGGCATTTTATGCCCGCGGCCAATTGTGGATACTAAAGGCACGGCCTTGCAGCGTATTCACGGCAAACCGGCTTTAATGGTGAGTTGCCTGCAAGGCAGCGATGTCAGTCAGCCCAATTTAAAACAGATTGAGGCCGTGGCAAAGACATTGGCACGCATGCATGTGGCCGGGCTGGATTTTCATGAGCAGTCACACAATCAGCGCGGGCAGGGCTGGCGCGTCATGACCGCGCAACAGGTGATGCCAAAACTGGCGCCAGTACAGCAGCACTTGCTGCAAGAAGAATTAGAGTTTCAGCATGGCCTGGATTTATCACGATTGCCACATGGCGTGATTCATGGTGACTTGTTCCGTGACAATGTGTTGTTCGATGGCGATGCGTTGGGCGGCTTTATTGATTTTTATTATGCTTGCCATGATGTGCTGGCTTACGATATAGCGATTGCGGCCAATGAGTGGTGCGTCGATGCGACTGGCAACTTTGTCGATGACAAGCTGGCGGCCTTTATGAGCGCCTACCAGTCAGAACGGCCATTTACCGAGGCCGAGAAAAAGCATTGGCCTGCCTTGTTGCGTCGCGCTGCCTTGCGTTTCTGGTTATCGCGCCTGTATGATTTTTATTATCCGGTGACCGGTGAGCTGACACATGCCAAAGACCCTGCGTATTTTGAGCGGGTGCTGCTCAATCGCAAAGTTTTAACTTAA
- a CDS encoding BPSS1780 family membrane protein, giving the protein MTETGSQRGVRWVKESVALFRTQPHVWMLCSLAYIVIFMVLPSLPMLGFLGLISVVIWPVCMALVVMLYRQVDLQGSMSPPAVWHQLQQHFKPLVLLGASCLVYAVLATYLLSSELASLISHAPTKAGMTESQMTLFLENTLSFIVKVLLLLLPLFIATWFSPMLIALNGYPLLKAIKSSIAGMLQYTVPMGVSWLVMTIGMLVVMLGLGLVIGILGALIPMLAQLLMPLLVFAALLVINALMFAFQYISYKDVFRAAPQA; this is encoded by the coding sequence ATGACAGAAACCGGGAGCCAACGCGGTGTGCGCTGGGTGAAAGAAAGCGTGGCTTTGTTCCGAACACAGCCGCATGTCTGGATGTTGTGTTCGCTGGCTTATATCGTGATTTTCATGGTCTTGCCCTCATTGCCCATGTTAGGCTTTTTGGGCTTGATTTCAGTGGTCATTTGGCCGGTGTGCATGGCATTGGTGGTGATGTTATACCGCCAGGTAGATTTGCAGGGCAGTATGTCACCGCCGGCGGTATGGCATCAATTGCAACAGCACTTTAAACCATTGGTATTGCTCGGCGCCAGTTGCCTGGTCTATGCCGTATTAGCCACCTATTTGCTTAGCAGCGAGCTTGCTTCACTGATTTCGCATGCGCCAACCAAAGCCGGCATGACCGAGTCACAAATGACGCTGTTTCTTGAAAACACCCTGTCTTTTATCGTCAAGGTGTTACTGCTGTTGCTGCCGTTGTTTATTGCCACCTGGTTTTCGCCCATGCTGATTGCCTTAAATGGCTACCCCTTGCTCAAGGCGATTAAATCCAGCATTGCAGGCATGTTGCAGTACACCGTGCCAATGGGAGTTTCCTGGCTGGTGATGACGATTGGTATGCTGGTGGTGATGCTGGGCTTGGGGCTGGTGATTGGTATTTTAGGCGCGTTAATCCCCATGTTGGCACAGTTGCTGATGCCACTTTTGGTGTTTGCCGCGTTGCTGGTGATTAATGCCTTGATGTTTGCTTTTCAGTACATCAGTTATAAAGACGTTTTTAGAGCTGCTCCGCAGGCATAA